The DNA segment GCGGTATTGGGATGGGGTGAGTCCGGTGTTCTTTTTGAACAGGGTGTTAAAAGCGGTTTTGCTGCTGAATCCCGCATCAAAAGCCAGTGCGAGAATTTTCATGGACTGTTTTTGCGGATCGAGGAGGTCCTTTTTGACCTGTTCGATGCGGTAGTGATTGATAAAATCGAAAAAGGTCTGCTGCAGCCTGGTGTTCAGCACTTCGGACAGATGGTGCGGCGTGACGGAGATCAGGTCCGCCAGTTGCGGCAGGCTCAGTTCATTGTCCAGGTAGGGCCGTTTTTCCTCCATGACTGCTAAAAGTGCGTCCAGATACTGCTGGCTGCGCTCGGCCGACAAACCGGATTTGACATATTTGCGGCCTTCGTTTCCCCTAGCGTCGCTCCATGCCGCCTCCTGCTCCACCTGTTCCATGGTGCGGCTGGTCTGCGGCTTGAGCAGCCAGTCGGACTTGAGCAGGCCCCAATAGCCCAGCAGGTAGATAAAAATACCGGAAAAGGCGGAGGAGATGCCAAAGCCGTAATTCTCCAGGTCGCCGAGCATAAACACTCCATTTTCGACAGCGAACAACACCCAGGAGAACAGCGACAGCCAGGTGATGGTCTGCAGCCATTGCAGCTGTATTTTTTCCAGACTGGAAACCACGGCCGGCAATCCTGCACAGAACCGGTGCAACCTGGAAAGAGTAAAGGTCATATAAACAATGCCTGCGAAGGCCAGAGCGAAGTTAAATAGAATGAAACGCCAGGGAATGCCGTGAAAAACCGAACTGGACAAATAAAGACCGATCTTTTCCGGCGGAAGAGTCAGCAGAGGCGTCAGACTGAGCCAGTATAGCAACATCGGCAGC comes from the bacterium genome and includes:
- a CDS encoding AraC family transcriptional regulator — translated: MMPDQIVNIILLLAGVQGLFLALIILHKFRTLYANCFLALLMFLCGAILLNLYHSETVSSYRFGLVNLFFIGVTFLITPTQYLYTRFLLQPSDRLSHKDLVHLLPMLLYWLSLTPLLTLPPEKIGLYLSSSVFHGIPWRFILFNFALAFAGIVYMTFTLSRLHRFCAGLPAVVSSLEKIQLQWLQTITWLSLFSWVLFAVENGVFMLGDLENYGFGISSAFSGIFIYLLGYWGLLKSDWLLKPQTSRTMEQVEQEAAWSDARGNEGRKYVKSGLSAERSQQYLDALLAVMEEKRPYLDNELSLPQLADLISVTPHHLSEVLNTRLQQTFFDFINHYRIEQVKKDLLDPQKQSMKILALAFDAGFSSKTAFNTLFKKNTGLTPSQYRARCKPAAS